The genomic DNA TCGACGCCCTCGACCGGACCGTCGGGTCCCGCCCCTGCGCAGAAGACAACGTACTGCGGCGGGACGTTGACGCACGGTCAGAAGGATCCCGTGCAGTCCTTGGACTCGGCCAACCCCGGGGGGACGCTGACCGCGCAAGAGATCTTCAGGCATATTTATGATGGGCTCGTCATCTTTGACGAGAAGCTGGAGCCCCACCCCAACCTGGCGGAATCATGGAGGGTGTCTCCCGACGGCAAGGGGTGGACGTTCTTTCTGCGCAAAGGTGTTAAGTTCCATGACGGCACGCCGTTCGATGCCACCGCCGCCAAATACCATTTCGAGCGCATCCTGGACGTCAAGGAAGCGAGTTCCATCAAGAGCTTGTTCACCGGCATTGAAGAGATCAGAACACCGGACGACTCCACGATCGTCTTCCGCACCAAGACGCCGTTTGGTCCGTTCTTGAACTACATGGCGCACGGGGGTGCGGGCATCGTGAGTCGAGCCGCCGTGGAGAGGTGGGGCAAGGACTACCCGGTCCATCCGGTGGGAACCGGTCCCTACAAGCTCGAGGAATTCGTGGCCGGGCAGCGCGTGGTACTTGCCCGCAATGACGCGTTCTGGAGCGGACGGCCGTGCTTCGACAGGATCGTCTTTCGGACGATCCCCGAGGACGGGGCACGGGCCGCGGCCCTGGAGACCGGTGAAGTGGACACGATGGTTCCCGTGCCTGTCAACAGCGTGGTTCGCCTGCAACAACAGAAGGACTTGGTCATCGCCCCGAAGCCGGTCATTACGATGATGTACATCGGCTTCAATTTGTCGAAGGAGCCATTCAATGACCAGAGGGTGCGGCAGGCGTTGAGCATGGCGATCGACCGCAGGGGTATCGTCGACAAGATCTTGAACGGCTTCGCCACGGTGGCCGACTCGCCCATGGCCAAGGGCACGTTTGGGTACGCGCCAAGTCCGACGTATGGATACGATCCCGCAAAGGCCAAAGCGGTGCTGGCGGAGGCGGGCTGGACGTCCGGTCCCGGAGGGGTCGCGCAGAAGAACGGCAAGCCGCTCAAGTTCGTACTGTGGACGCCGCAGGACCTGTACCTGAAAGACGTCGCCGTCGCCCAAGCCGCCCAGGCGCAATTGCGGGCGGTCGGGGCCGATGTCGACCTCAAGGTCGTCGAGGCGGCGAACTGGTTCACTACGCTGAAGGTCCCGCCGGGGCAGGCTCCGTACGACATGTTCATGTGGTCCCTGACGCCGTCGACCGGTGACGGCTATCAGCAACTCAACGAGCTGTCGCGCTCCGATCCGGATCCCAGCCGGCCGCCGATGGCCTGGAACCTGACGCACTACGCGAATCCCAAAGTGGATGAGCTGATCGCTGCGGCCGGATCGACCACCAACCAGAACAGGCGCAAGGCGGCGCTCAAGGACGGGCAGAGTCTCATCATGAGCGATGCGCCGCTGGTCTTCCTCTACTCGCTCAACTTTGTGCTCGGCTATAAGGCGACGCTCACGGGCGTGCGTTTGCTGCCCAATCGTTTCGTGGACTTTCGGGAGGCGAAACGGGTTCGATAGCGGGGCCAGAGTCCGAGCGCGCCGACTTCCGCCGGGTGTCTCTGTCGTGGTAACCTACGTCGTGCGCCGGTTCGCGGAAATGGCGCCGACGTTATTCGGCGTGTCCATCGTCGTGTTCATGATTGTTCGGATGGTACCCGGCGATCCCGCGCGCCTGATTGCCGGAGTGGAAGCCAGTGAGGCGGACGTCACGAACATCCGCCGGCAGCTTGGACTGACCGACTCCCTCCCCCAGCAATACGCGCGCTTCCTGAGCGGTGTGGTGACGGGAGACTTTGGCCGCTCCCTAAAGAATCACCAACCCGTCCTGGCCATCATAGCCCAACAGCTGCCGTACACCGTGCAGCTGGCCGCCGCAAGCCTCGTCGTGACGCTCAGCATGGGGCTCACCGCCGGCGTGCTCGCGGCCGTCAAGCGGGGCACGGTGCTTGACAGCGGCAGCATGGTGCTCGCGCTGCTGGGCGTGAGCATGCCAAGCTTCTGGCTCGGTCTGATGATGATTTTCCTCTTCGCCGTCACCCTACGCTGGCTCCCGACGAGCGGCGCGGGGAGCCTACGGCACCTCATCATGCCGGCCATCACGCTGGGGATCGGGTCGGTCGGGATCGTCGCCAGGATGACGCGCGCCAGCCTGCTCGAGGTCCTGGGCCAGGATTTCGTCCGGACGGCGGTCGCCAAAGGGCTCCACCGACGTGCGGTGGTCATGAAGCACGCGCTCCGTAACGCCATGATTCCGACCGCCACGGTCGTCGGCGTCCAGATCGGCACGCTGCTCGCCGGGTCGGTCGTCACCGAGACGGTATTTGCCTGGCCGGGCGCGGGGCGCCTGCTCGTCGATTCCGTGGCTTTTCGAGACTATCCGCTCATTCAGGCGACGATACTGCTGTTTGCTCTGGTCTTCATGCTGGCGAATCTCCTGGTGGATGTCTCGTACGCGGTCTTGGATCCGCGCATCCGGTACGACTAGGACGCCATCGCCATATGACGCCAGGAGATCCAACACCGGTTTCCCGGACAGCGGCACCCATGCGGGTTCGGCGAGGGCCGATGTCTAGGCTGCTCCGGAACCGGGCGGCCGTGGGGGGAGGTGTGGTCGTGCTGGCCGCGGCTCTGGTGGGCCTTCTGGCCCCGGTCGTCGCTCCGTATGATCCGCTTCGGGTAGACTTGTCCGCGGCTTGGGACCACCCGGACGCCCGGCACCTTCTGGGCGCCGACGAGCTCGGCCGCGACATTTTGAGTCGGATCATCTACGGCAGCCGTACTTCTCTGGAAATCGCCGTCGTCGGCGTGACCATCGCCCTCGCCCTCGCATTGCTGATCGGGCCGCCGGCCGGATTCTACGGCGGGTGGCTCGATCGCCTGCTCATGCGACTGGTGGATGTGATGCTCGCGTTTCCGAGCATCCTGCTTGCGATCGTCATCATCGCGATCATCAGGCCGGGCGTCCTCAGCACCATGCTCGCAGTTGGCATCTCCTCGGTCCCGACCTTCGCGCGCCTCGCCAGAGGGTCGACGCTCTCACTGCGCAACGAGGAGTACGTCACGGCGGCACGCGCCGTTGGGGCCACCGATGCGCACATCATCGGCGCCCACATCCTCCCCAACCTCGTGACGCCACTTATCGTCCAGTCGACACTTCGGCTCAGCACGATGGTACTGACAGCGGCGGGGTTGTCGTTCATCGGCCTCGGCGTGCAGCCGCCCTTCCCCGAGTGGGGGACGATGATGAGTCAGGCGCGGTCGGCGATCCGCGAGGCGCCGTTTGGAATCCTCTTCCCGGGGTTGGCGCTGATGCTTGTGGTGCTTGGCTTTAACCTACTTGGTGACGGCCTACGCGATGCGCTTGATCCGCGCGACGTCAAGCAGGACGTCTAGAGCGCGCCACCTCCACCATCGCGTCGAAGGCCGCCTGGCCCGCGGAGAAGCCGAAGGTGTCGACCGCTTCGTCGGGGATCGAGGGAGCCCCCGAGGTGAGGTTGTTCAACCCTTGCCAGCCGTCACGCATCCACACGGTCCCCGGCGGGATCCGGTCGGTGACGTGTGCGTGCGCCTCGAACTCACCCCGGTCGTTGAAGATGCGGATCGGTGCGCCGTTCTCCAGGCCTCGTGCCGCCGCATCCGCCGGCGAGACCCACAACTCCGGCCCGGGGTCGAGCCGCGCGAGCGTGGGCAGCGCCTGGCCGTGGTCGTAGAAGCCGTGAAACTGGGTCAGCGTCCGTCCCTGGCGGAAGCTCAACGGGTAGCCGTCGGACGCGGGCGGCGGGACGTAAACCGGCAGGGCTGGAAGCCCGATGGATTTCGCACGCTCCGAGTAGAATTCGATCTTGCGGGAGGGTGTGGGGAAGGCCAGGTCGGGGTGGGCGACGTGGGAGATGCGCAGTGCCCGGATCCCACCCTCGGCGCGCAGCGCGGCCACGGTCACGCGGCCTGTCGCCGGATGATCGAGCAGGGCGTCGATCAGCCCCTCGTCCGATTCCCATGGGAAGAAGTCCGCGAGATCAAGGCGGCGTGCCAGCTCACGGAGAATCCGCGTCAACGACCGCGCCTCACCGGCCGGGTCGAGGATCCTCGGCATGAGGTAGAGGTGGGTGTTCGTGCTCTTGCAGCCCAGCTCCTCAAGCCACGCCGTCGCGGGGAGGACCACATCGGCGAAGCGGCGGGCCGTGTCGTTCATGAAAAGGTCGTGACAGACGATGAGGTCGGCCCGGGCGAGCCCCCCGGCCACGCGGTCCGCGTCGGCGAACGAAGAGAGCATATCGGTTCCCAGCAGGAAGAGGACGCGGACGCTGCCGTCGCACAGAGCCTCTGTCATCCGGGACATCTGGTTCGGGACGTAGCGCCCCGGCGGCCGGCGTTCCAGAGCGGTGATGTCCCCGAGCGCCTGGCCGTGGCTCGCGCCCCCGTGCCGTGGCCCGAGGCCTCCGCCCGGGACGCCGAGGTTTCCGGTGAGCGCTGGGAGACATGCGACGGCCCGACCCCCCTGCCAGCCGTTCGCGCCCTTGTGCATGGAGCTGCCCCCGAGAAGGATCATCGCGGGCCGGCTTGTGGCGTAGCGGCGGGCGAGCGCCACGATCCGATCGGCCGTGAGCCCAGTCTCCCGCGCCGCCCATTCGGGGGAATACGTCCGGATGTGCTCGGTCAGCCGGTCGAAGCCGACCGTATGCGCTTCGACGAACTTGGAGTCGTAGAGCCCCTCGCCGACGATCGTGTGGATCAGCGCGAGGGCGAGCGCGGCGTCGGTCCCGGGCCGGATGATGAAGACCTCGTTTGAGTGCGCCGCCGCCTCGGTGTGGCGTACGTCGATCGTGACGACCCACGCCCCGCGCCGCTTCGCAGCCGCGAGGTAGCGGGCGGTGTTCGGCTGGCTCGCCAGGTTCGCCCCCCAGAGGAGGATGAAGTTGGCGTGCGCACCCATGTCCTCCTTAGTATTCGTCTCGAGCGGACCCGTGAGCCCGATCCCCAGACCCCCAAGCCCCCAGCAGATTATCGCCGGGTGCCACCACTGGCAGCCGTAGAGGTTGGCAAAGCGCCGCAAGAGCTGCGGGGCGATGCGCGTCCCGTAATTGTTGGCAAAGTGGCCGTGGCCCTGCCAGAGCCCCACCGCCTCCCGCCCGGCGGCCTGCATCCGCGCCACGATCAACTCGAACGCTTCGTCCCAGGTCGCCCGCCGCCAGGCGCCGTCGATTCTTCGGTTGCGAACCAGCGGAAAGAGCACCCGCTTCGGGTTCCCGATGATCTCCCGCGAGGCCTGTCCCCGGATACAGAGGAATCCCTGGCTGTCTGGGTTCTCGGGATCGCCCCGCACACCGATGAGTCGCCCGTCCTCCGCTTCCACCAGCATCCCGCAGAGTGTGGGGTGGCAGTTCATGGGGCACATCGTGCGGATCGTGCGGCGCGCGGCGACCACGGAGCTCCCTCCCCTCTCCCATCCCCACCCGCCGTTCGGGCGAAGGCAGGCGCTACGAGTCCCGAGTTGAAACTCATACTCTTTACGAGAAGCGTTGGTGCTCCCGTGCCGGTGCGCTTCGCCAGCATGTCAAGGAAATACTCCCCCGGAAGCACATCAAAGGCTCGGTGCGACCCTGTTCGGCATTGACTATCGAACATCTGTGCGGTATTATCGTGCCGCTCCAATCGCTCTCCCAAAGAGGTCCCGGGTCACATGAGGAGGCTCGTCAATCCCGTGAGGCGCCGACAGCAGGAGCTAGGGTGGAGTGATGAACACACCGCTTACCGGGTCCGGATCGAGCTGGAACGATACCTCATGATTGTCAACGGGAACGGGAATCCGGAGCCGGATGAGATTGAAAAAATCGTGGCTGAGATGGCGCTGGCCCGGAACGAATTGTTGAATTGGGTCAGAACGTCAACTGCCCAGGCCGAACGCGGCTTGCAGTCCTTCCGGGAGTGAGGGCAGACCTCCGGAACGTCGAATGTCACACTTCGGGGCAGTGATGACGGCTCCCAATCCTAAGACGAATGGCCACAAGCCCACGTGCGCGGGGACAATTCGGCTACCTCACGACGCGAAAGCGGAGATTCGCCAGTTGCCCTGACTGGGTCACGCTCGTCGTCTCTAAATCGATCGGCAGAGTCCACGGTCGGTCGTACAGCCGAACGCCGTCGCCGAACAAGACCGGCGTCAGATGCACAAGGATCTCGTCGAGAAGTCCTGCCTGGATGCATTGTTGCGCGACGTTGGCGCCGATGACAACAACATTCTTGCCCTTGGCAGCGTGAAGCGCCGTGGTGACCGCGGACCGGATATCCCCTGAGAGGAACGTGATCGTCGGATCTTCGGGGGCGTCCGGAGCGCGGTGCGTGAGTACGAATTGCGGGCCGGCCCAGGCTCCACCGTAGACCTTGCGGATTTCGGCGCGTTGCCCTTTGCCTCTCCCCACGTCGTAGCTACGCCGCCCCGCCAGCACCGCGCCGGTTGTGTTGATGATCTCGTCCATGATCGCCTCAATACCGGAGGCTTCTCGCGGTCCCGAATATCGCGAAATCCAGTCCATGGCATCGGCAGGGCCGGCGATGAACCCGTCCAAGGACATCGTCACGTGCCAGACGACTTTGCCGGCCGGGCTTCCATTACGCCTCCGCTCATCCGCCATGAGAACCTCCTTTCTCTCCCTCTGCAGAAGCTCTCTCATGATGTCCCCCTTGCGGTCGGGGCGGATCTAGGGGCCGGACGGTCTCGACCGGGCGCACCCTCGCTCCA from bacterium includes the following:
- a CDS encoding molybdopterin-dependent oxidoreductase; the encoded protein is MVAARRTIRTMCPMNCHPTLCGMLVEAEDGRLIGVRGDPENPDSQGFLCIRGQASREIIGNPKRVLFPLVRNRRIDGAWRRATWDEAFELIVARMQAAGREAVGLWQGHGHFANNYGTRIAPQLLRRFANLYGCQWWHPAIICWGLGGLGIGLTGPLETNTKEDMGAHANFILLWGANLASQPNTARYLAAAKRRGAWVVTIDVRHTEAAAHSNEVFIIRPGTDAALALALIHTIVGEGLYDSKFVEAHTVGFDRLTEHIRTYSPEWAARETGLTADRIVALARRYATSRPAMILLGGSSMHKGANGWQGGRAVACLPALTGNLGVPGGGLGPRHGGASHGQALGDITALERRPPGRYVPNQMSRMTEALCDGSVRVLFLLGTDMLSSFADADRVAGGLARADLIVCHDLFMNDTARRFADVVLPATAWLEELGCKSTNTHLYLMPRILDPAGEARSLTRILRELARRLDLADFFPWESDEGLIDALLDHPATGRVTVAALRAEGGIRALRISHVAHPDLAFPTPSRKIEFYSERAKSIGLPALPVYVPPPASDGYPLSFRQGRTLTQFHGFYDHGQALPTLARLDPGPELWVSPADAAARGLENGAPIRIFNDRGEFEAHAHVTDRIPPGTVWMRDGWQGLNNLTSGAPSIPDEAVDTFGFSAGQAAFDAMVEVARSRRPA
- a CDS encoding ABC transporter permease, whose protein sequence is MVTYVVRRFAEMAPTLFGVSIVVFMIVRMVPGDPARLIAGVEASEADVTNIRRQLGLTDSLPQQYARFLSGVVTGDFGRSLKNHQPVLAIIAQQLPYTVQLAAASLVVTLSMGLTAGVLAAVKRGTVLDSGSMVLALLGVSMPSFWLGLMMIFLFAVTLRWLPTSGAGSLRHLIMPAITLGIGSVGIVARMTRASLLEVLGQDFVRTAVAKGLHRRAVVMKHALRNAMIPTATVVGVQIGTLLAGSVVTETVFAWPGAGRLLVDSVAFRDYPLIQATILLFALVFMLANLLVDVSYAVLDPRIRYD
- a CDS encoding ABC transporter permease, which translates into the protein MSRLLRNRAAVGGGVVVLAAALVGLLAPVVAPYDPLRVDLSAAWDHPDARHLLGADELGRDILSRIIYGSRTSLEIAVVGVTIALALALLIGPPAGFYGGWLDRLLMRLVDVMLAFPSILLAIVIIAIIRPGVLSTMLAVGISSVPTFARLARGSTLSLRNEEYVTAARAVGATDAHIIGAHILPNLVTPLIVQSTLRLSTMVLTAAGLSFIGLGVQPPFPEWGTMMSQARSAIREAPFGILFPGLALMLVVLGFNLLGDGLRDALDPRDVKQDV
- a CDS encoding ABC transporter substrate-binding protein, translated to MKRVLALILAGSLLLLTGQPTTSASTPSTGPSGPAPAQKTTYCGGTLTHGQKDPVQSLDSANPGGTLTAQEIFRHIYDGLVIFDEKLEPHPNLAESWRVSPDGKGWTFFLRKGVKFHDGTPFDATAAKYHFERILDVKEASSIKSLFTGIEEIRTPDDSTIVFRTKTPFGPFLNYMAHGGAGIVSRAAVERWGKDYPVHPVGTGPYKLEEFVAGQRVVLARNDAFWSGRPCFDRIVFRTIPEDGARAAALETGEVDTMVPVPVNSVVRLQQQKDLVIAPKPVITMMYIGFNLSKEPFNDQRVRQALSMAIDRRGIVDKILNGFATVADSPMAKGTFGYAPSPTYGYDPAKAKAVLAEAGWTSGPGGVAQKNGKPLKFVLWTPQDLYLKDVAVAQAAQAQLRAVGADVDLKVVEAANWFTTLKVPPGQAPYDMFMWSLTPSTGDGYQQLNELSRSDPDPSRPPMAWNLTHYANPKVDELIAAAGSTTNQNRRKAALKDGQSLIMSDAPLVFLYSLNFVLGYKATLTGVRLLPNRFVDFREAKRVR
- a CDS encoding dihydrofolate reductase family protein, with the translated sequence MADERRRNGSPAGKVVWHVTMSLDGFIAGPADAMDWISRYSGPREASGIEAIMDEIINTTGAVLAGRRSYDVGRGKGQRAEIRKVYGGAWAGPQFVLTHRAPDAPEDPTITFLSGDIRSAVTTALHAAKGKNVVVIGANVAQQCIQAGLLDEILVHLTPVLFGDGVRLYDRPWTLPIDLETTSVTQSGQLANLRFRVVR